The sequence below is a genomic window from Pelosinus sp. IPA-1.
TTTACGTAAAAATCCAGCAAATACCATTTCATCAATATCTTTTGGCAAAGGAGCAGTTGCAGAATAGGTTATCGCGGGGTCTGTACCGATAGCTACTGCAACTTCAATACGATCCTTCCCTAAAGCCTGATGTGCTCGATAGTTTTCAGCCCCATTTTTGTGAATGTGCCAATGCATACCTGTAGTTTTCCCATCATACACTTGTAAGCGATACATTCCTACATTCCGTTTACCATTCAGAGGATTTTTAGTAAAAACTAAAGGCAATGTGATAAACTTACCTGCATCACCAGGCCAACATTTTAAAATAGGAAATTTATCTAATGATGGTTGATCTTTAATAATGACTTCCTTACACGGCCCATTTTTCACATACTTCGGAAAATTAATAGCCCGTTTAGCGGTCGGAATAATCTTTAATAAATCTAATTTATTTTGCACCGAAATATAAGGTAATTTAAAAATTTCTTTTATCTCTGCTGCAATGTCATCAATTTTATCTACACCAAATGCCAAAGCCATACGTTCCATGCTGCCAAAAGCATTCATCAAAACTGGCATATCATAACCTTTTACATTTTCAAAAAGCAAGGCTACATTTTTATCTCCCGACATTTTGGATACCCGATCAGTTATTTCTGTAATTTCCAGCTCACAGTCTACTTCTTTCTTAATGCGTTTTAACCAACCCCGCTCTTCTAGAGCACGAATAAAGTCGCGCAAGTCATTAAATGCCATGTAATATAACTCCCTTTCAATTCCCTACTATAGATCTTTTTACTTTCTTAAGATATATTTTACAATAAAAATACTAACTTCATACAATACAATGACTGGTATGGCAACCATGGTTTGCGAAAACACATCGGGTGTAGGAGAAAACACAGCACCTACCACAAAGGATAAAACCATGACATGCTTACGTTTACCTGTTAAAAATGCGGAACCAATAAGACCAAATTTGGCCATAACGACAATAAATAAAGGCAATTCAAAAATAAAACCAAAAGGCAGTAAAAACGAAATGACAAAAGATAAATACTCTCCAAGGGATAGTAAAGGTTGAAGATTTTCAGTAGCAAAACCCATAAAAAATTTGATTCCAGCTGGCAGTACCAAAAAATAAGAAAAAGCCAGTCCTATAAAAAATAAGAGTACTGAAGAAGGTATTAAAATAACAGAAGCCATACGTTCTTTACTCGTCAATGCTGGAACGACAAAAGCCCAAATTTGATATAAGACGATAGGCAGTGCTAATAGAAAACCAGCAAATAATGACACCCTCAAATATGTAAAAAAAGCCTCCGCAGGACTCATATAATACAATTTACCAGCAGGTGCTGTAATATACTGTACTAGTTCAGCAGCGAAAAAATAACTGATCATACTCCCTACAGCAACAGCCATAATGATAATAATCAGCCGCCGTCTTAATTCCTCTAGATGATCCACTAAGGACATTTGATTTTCTATCGGATCCTCTTGAAGCTGCTCTTCCCTTTTCTCGTTACCTACAATCTCAGCCATTGAGCATTCCTCACTTTTTCTCCTCAGACTTGCTATCAACTTTTATGGCTGGATCTTGGACTTGAGAAGATTCGCCAGTTGTTGCTTTTCTAAATTCTTGAATCCCTTTGCCTAGCGCCTTACCTACTTCAGGTAATTTTCCAGGTCCAAATACAACAAGGGCAATCACTAATATTAACACCAATTCCGGCATGCTAAAACTAAACATTTGTACATAGCCCCTTTCAAATCCTATTATGTATATATTATACCTAAAAACCCATAAGAAGAAAAGACTTGGCTTGTGCCAAGTCTTTTGCATTTGGAACAAAAGCTCACATTATAAAATATTTGTCTTCTTTCTAAACAATCAGTAACTGCGTAAACCTACAAAGTCAGCAACTGCATGAAATGCTTCACGATGCTCCCCTGTAATGCTTGCTGGTATCACGCTTCGTGCATGATCTAAATAATCCGAAACACGTTTGTAGGAGTATTCGATTGCCTCAGTATCTTGTATAATAGAAAGTCCTCGTTTAATTTTTTCTTCAGACATATTCTTAGTTTGTACAATTTCCCTTAATTCATCACGATCAGCGCTATGCTCTAAGGCAAAGATAACTGGTAAGGTCACTATCCCTTGCCTTAGATCGTTCCCTACTGGCTTACCAATCTGCTCGGAAGATGCAGTAATGTCTAAAATATCGTCTGTAATCTGAAAAGCCATTCCTAATGAATAGCCATATTCCCTTAAAGCCTTAGTTTCTTCCGAAGATAAACCGACAGCTAACCCACCCAATTCGCAGCTTGCCGCAATAAAATCAGCTGTTTTTTGTTCAATACGTTTAAGGTAGTCATTTTCCGTTTGATCCGCAATGAAAGTACTGCGGTTTTGGTTAATTTCACCCTCACACATAGAACAGATTACATCTGTCAATACTTTCAGCATTTCGTTGCTCGCTTTATTTGCTACTAGGGAAAAAGCTTTAGCAAATAAATAATCACCAATCAATACAGAAGAATGATTACCCCAACAAGAATTAGCAGTAGATTTTCCCCTTCGCGTTGTCGCATTATCAATAACATCATCATGTACCAAAGTTGCCATATGTATTAATTCAATAGCAATCGCCATTGGCATTATTTTTTCCATAGTGGATACTTGGTTTTTAGTACACATAAAATACAAAGCGGGACGTAATCTTTTTCCACCTGCTTCGACTAAATGTTTGCTAATATCTGTTATTAATTTTTCCGGAGAATGTATGACAGAAAGTAATTCCGTTTCCAATAACAATAAATCACTTTTTACAATTTCAAACATCGAATTTTTATTCACTATTTTAATCACCTACACGCAAAGTCTGTTACTATAATACACTATTATCTGTCTTTACGTCTATTGCTTTTTTCAAATTCTATGACAATTCTGTATCAAATTTCTTCATAAATTGCCATTATTCTATAAAAACCATCTATATTATAGAATTAATGATGGCAACCTACTTAGGAATATAAACTCCTCACCTTATTACTATTTACTATTCTGAACAAATTCATCCCCTTTTTCCCTTACCATAAAAATACTGGGTAGAGAACCCTCTCTACCCAGTATTTTATCTTTTTATTTATTTCCCTTTCAGGGAATCATCCATCTGAGCCAGTACGCTTGTGCGTAGGTCATGAATCCTACAATTATAGCTAAAATCAGTGAATGTTTCACTGTGAAACTAAATAGATCGCCCTCCTTACCAACTAGTCCAGTAGCGGCAGTAGCTACGGCAATACTTTGTGGGGAAATCATCTTACCGCAAACACCACCGGAAGAATTTGCTGCTACTGTCAAAATTGGATCGACCCCAACTTGTTGTCCAGTAACTGCTTGCAAGTTGCCAAATAATGCATTTGCCGAGGTATCCGAACCAGTTAAAAATACTCCTAGCCAACCTAGAAAGGGCGAGAAAAAAGGAAATAAAGAACCCGTGCCAGCTAAAAATAAGCCAAGAGTGGAACTCATACCAGAATAATTCATAATGTAAGCTAAGGCCAGTACAGAAGGAATTGTAATGAGTGGCTTTATTAATTGTCTAAGGGTTTTAAAGAAAATGGAAATAAATCTCTCCGGTCCGACGCCTAAAAATAAAGAAGTAATTATACTCGCAATGAATAGCCCCGTTCCTGCAGCACTTAACCAGTTTATTTTATAAAGTGCTGTCATAGGCGTTGGTTGTTTGACAATCGGTGCAACCTGCACAATTAGTTTATCAAGTCCGGGAACCACCCATTTTAACGTTACCGCATCTAACATTGCTGCTACGGGTTTTAACCCCCATAGGATTACCATCACAGTAAGAATAATAAAAGGTGACCATGCTTTTAATACCTTACCTAAGGTTAATGCATTCCGATTTGCAACAAGAGTCGGTGCAGGCTCATTTTCAAATCGCCAAATTTTTGCAGGCTTCCAAGATTTTAAGAAAATCGTCAACGCAATGATACAAGCTAGAGACGATAAAATATCCGGTAACTCTGGCCCAATGTAATTGGAGGAAAACCACTGAACACTAGCAAATGCAATACCTGCTACTAAACATGCCGGCAATACTTCCATAGCTGCCTTCCAACCTGCCATCAACACAACTAACCATATTGGAATAATAACTGAGAGAAACGGTAATTGTCTTCCTACCATGGCACTGATATTCATTGTTTCGATACCAGTAACTTGTCCTGCAACAATAATTGGAATACCAATACCGCCAAACGCTACAGGCGCTGTATTAGCAATTAAGCATAATCCTGCAGCATATAGAGGATTGAAACCAAGACCTACTAACATACCCGCTGAAATAGCAACAGGAGTGCCAAAACCAGCTGCCCCTTCCAAAAAAGCACCAAATCCAAAGGCAATTAACAAAGCTTGCAGCCGACGATCGTCTGTAATTGTGGCAATCGAATCTTTTACTATTTCAAATTGTCCGGTCTCAACCGTTAAATTGTAAATGAAAATAGCAGTGATTACGATCCAATAAATCGGGAATATTCCATATAAAGCTCCCATGACCGCTGAGGTAAGTGCAAGGCCAACAGGCATTTTATAGGCAAAAATGGCTACTAACAAAGCAGAAGTTAATGCTAGTATGCCTGCAATTTGGCCTGGAGTTCGACGAATAGCTAGCAAATAAAAAATCACAATGATGGGAATAGCCGCTAGCAACGAGGACAGAGCTAGACTATGCATCGGGTCATATATTTGCGTCCATGTCATTAAAGTAACACCCCTTTGTTTTTTTAGCTGTTTCACTAGGTATATGGCACATTTATGTACCAACAAGCAAATGCTTTATATCACCTCTCTTTTTGGCTATTTATAGTTTGACCATTAACCAAATTTATATTACTTTTTAATTTACTTGCTAACAGGCACTTATGAATTACCGTTCTTAAGAATTCAATGAAATGTCATAAAAAAAGATAGCTACACATCTTTTATGTGCAGCTATCTTGCAACTATCATTTACTTACTATTTTCTTTAAAATATTGCATACTAATTTTTTTCCATTCGCGGGTACTAAATAACATGACATAGTCTTTTAGGCCAGTACGATTTGCTATATCCGCTGCTATTGCCTTACATTCTTCTCGATTATGGGCATGGAGCATGGTATAAAAGTTATAGGGCCAATCAGATTGAGGAACTCTCCCGTACAAATGGGATATAATTGCATCTTGTGCCAATAATTTCCCGATCTCTTCAATCCGTTCCTCAGGTACAATCCATGCACATAAGGCATTTGCCGCATATCCTACTTCACGATGCCTAAGAACAGCGCCCATTTTACGAATTTTCCCTGATTGTCTATACCCTTGCAATCGCGTTAAAAGTTCGTCCTCACTAATTCCCAGTCTTTCTGCTATTTCACGAAAAGGCTCCGCTACTAGTGGGAAATCTTCCTGCATGATCGCAATAATTTTCTTATCTAACTCATCTAGCATTAAGGTACCTCTCTTCCTACTTGCTTGAAACTTCTAGTTGTCCTTACGATAAGGAAAACTGCACACTCACCTTAAATTTTTTAGTCGCTGGCAAATTAAGCAGCCTAACTACACCATCCAAATTCCGCACTGTCTCCAAAATTTCATTTTGTTTTCCTAAATCTGGACTCAACAAAGTAAACCATAAATTTAAGGTTCCTTCCCGTTCATAATTGTGAGTGACGCCATAATAAGAATTAATTACTTCAGCCACTTGAGGAATGTACTCCTCTTTTACCTCTAGGGCTACTAATGTACCAATGTAACCAAGCTTTGTTGAATCAAAGAAAGGTCCAATACGACGAATTAGACCTTGCTCTTTTAGAATTCTAAGCCTTTCGATTACCACAGACTCCTCCGTCTTAAGCTTTTCGGCCAGTACGGCGAAAGGACGCTTGTCAAAAGATAAGTCTGTCTGAATCAGATTTAATAAGCTCTTATCAAATGCAGTAAGCATACACAACTCCTTTATTATTTTCTCCTACAAAATGATCTATACAGTCATCAGAATGCCATTACAACATAAATGAAACGGCGTTTATTAATAGATAACATTCTGATTGTTTTTATTAAGTATCCTTCACCACAGAAAAAATCTTATACCATCCTGATAAAAGAAATAGTATAAAGATGCCCCCGAACCTTAAAAAGGAGAACAGCATCAGCTATTCTCCTTTTCATTTATCTTCTATTTTAACAGAATTTGTCCAATTACGTCAAGTAACTCAGGACGACCTAATCCTTTTTCTGATGAATAAGCAATAATGTTACCGCCTTTCATTCCTAGACCTTTACGAATGGCAGCTACATTATTCTTCACACCCATGCGGGTGAGCTTATCCGCCTTTGTCGCAATGACCTGTACAGGTATATCATTTTCAACTAGCCACTTGTAGGTACTAATATCACTCTCCATAGGAGCGTGCCTGATATCAATTAACTGACAAGCAAGCTGCAATCTCGGAGATTTTAACAGATATTCTTCAATGAATTTTGCCCACTGCTGCCGATTGGATCGACCAGTTCGAGCATATCCGTATCCAGGCAGATCGACGAGAAAAAATTCTCGTCGATCTGTTTCACTCATTTTTGCCATCAATTTATAAAAATTAAGGGTCTGAGTTTTACCTGGGCTACCACTGGTGCGAGCCAATCCATTACGTCGGCTTAAGGAGTTGATTAATGAGGATTTCCCTACATTAGAACGCCCCATAAATGCAATCTCATGCAGCTCTCCTTCTGGGTATTGATTGATACGTACAGCCGAAGCAACATATTGACCACTGGTAATATTAATTTCTTTTTTAACGACTTCTTCTTTAACGACTTCTTCTTTTATGATTGTTTCACTCATTTTTTGTCACCAAAGCTGTTTTAAGCACCTCATCCATATGTTCAACAAGCACAAATTCTAAGTTCTTTTTCACATTTGCTGGTATTTCATCCATGTCTCTTTTATTCTCTTTAGGCATGATGATTGTTTTAATTCCTACACGATGGGCTGCCAGTACTTTTTCTTTGATACCGCCTACTGGTAGAACCCTGCCTCGCAAGGTAATTTCCCCTGTCATCGCCACATCACTGCGCACAGGTCTACTTGTTAAAGCTGACACTACGGCTGTAGCCATGCTGATACCCGCAGATGGACCATCTTTGGGGATCCCGCCTTCTGGCAAGTGAATATGAATATCTGCCTCATCTTGGAAATTTGCATCAATTCCAAGCTCTTGTGCACGGGTACGAATGTAGCTAAAACCAGCCTGAGCCGATTCACGCATCACTTCGCCAAGTTGACCTGTAAGCATTAATTTGCCTTTACCTTTCATCACGGAAACTTCAATAGCCAATACATCGCCGCCGACTTGAGTCCAAGCGAGACCTGTGCTCACCCCGATCTGCGGTTGACGTTCTGCTTGTGTATGACGATATCTAGCAGCTCCCAAATAAGTATGCAAATTTTGCGCTGTCACTTTTACATTCGTGCGTTTTTCTTGAACAATTTGGCGAGCCACTTTACGGCATAAAGTCGCAATGTTGCGTTCTAAGCTACGAACTCCTGATTCCCGGGTATAATCGCCAATTATCTTTTGCAGAGTACCTTCCGAAAAAACGATTTGTTTATCCGTCAAGCCATGATCACGAACTTGTTTGGGAACCAAATACCGTTTCGCAATCTGTACTTTTTCTTCTTCTGTATAGCCAGGAATATTAATAATTTCGATTCGGTCTAACAATGGACGTGGAATGGTATGCATTACATTTGCAGTGATGACCCATAAAACACGGGAAAGATCGTAAGGCACTTCCACATAGTGGTCACTAAAGGTATTATTTTGCTCCGGATCAAGAACCTCTAATAATGCTGCAGAAGGATCCCCTCGAAAATCAGCACTCATTTTATCAATTTCGTCTAATAAGAATACTGGATTTTTTGAGCCAGCTGTACGTATTCCTTGAATAATGCGACCAGGCATTGCCCCCACGTAGGTACGACGATGACCGCGAATTTCAGCTTCATCCCGCACACCACCTAAAGAAACTCTCACAAATTTTCGGTCCATTGCTTTCGCAATAGAGCGCGCTAAGGAAGTTTTACCTACACCAGGAGGGCCTACTAGACATAAAATAGGTCCTTTCATCGTTTCCGTAAGTTTTCTTATGGATAAATATTCCAAAATACGTTCCTTGACCTTTTCTAGGCCGTAATGGTCTTCATCCAAGGTCTTTTCCGCCCCATCAATATCTAGCATATCTACGGTCTCTTTTGTCCAAGGCAGTGATAGTAATGTATCAAGATACGTGCGAATGACGGCACTTTCAGCTACCATCGCAGGCATTTTTTCTAAACGTTCAATTTCTTTATTGATTTTTTCTGCAACTTCTTTAGGAAATTCCTGTTCTTTTAGCCTTGTACGATATTCCTCAACCTCTGCTGCCCGATCATCTTTTTCACCTAATTCTTTTTGAATGGCTTTTAGTTGTTCCCGTAAATAGTATTCCTTTTGCGTCTTTTCCATTTGCTTACGCACACGGACACTAATTTTCTTTTCTAATTCGAGAATCTCCATTTCACGACCAAGGATATCACATAGTTTTTCCAATCGTTCTTTTACATTTACAGCATCTAGTAATGCTTGTTTATCTTCAATTTTAAGTGATAAATGACTTGCAATTAGATCTGTCAAACGTCCTGGTTCCTCAACAACAACAACTGAAACCAAAGTTTCTGGTGGAATTTTTTTACTAAACTTAACCCATTGTTCAAATTGAGAAATTGCTGTCCGAGTTAAAGCCTCAATCTCTAGCGTTCTAGTTTCTGGTTCATCAAATTCATTGACTTCTACCTGATAGAAAGCTTCAGACTCTACATAATTTATAATTTCTGCACGATGTAATCCTTCTACTAATACTCTGATTGTTCCGCCTGGAAGCTTTAAAAGCTGCTTTACCTCTGCCACAGTTCCAAAATTAAAGATATCTTCTGGCTTCGGTTCATCATTTTGTGCGTCCTTTTGTGTGGCCAGCATAATGAATCGATCATGTACCATTGCTTCTTCTAAGGCACTAATCGATTTTTCACGACCTACATCAAGGTGAATAATCATATATGGAAAAACTAAGATGCCTCTTAAGGGCAGTAGTGGTATTGTTCTTGTTTGTGTTTTCTTTACCATAAATTCGTCTCCTTTACTTGTCCTTATCCTATTACTATTATTTTCATCCTTAACAATTATAAATATTCTTATTTACCATGCCAAAATCCTTTTTAGACAAAATAAAAACTACAAAAAATAGTGAATTTTTCCTTTTACACCTTTTCTAATAGATAGTATAATGTATTATGTTAACTAGATTGTCTTTATCATGGAATTAGAGAGGGGAAAGTACATGAATTGGCAAAAGATTAACTGGCCAGTCATTGTTATTGGAATCATACTCACTTTTGCTGCTACCAGCGGCAGTTATTTTTTTTGGCAGCAATATGCTGTAACCAAACCAGTTACCCAAGCAGTAGGAGAAATTGCCGGGGTTGAAAAAGTAGTTATTGACTCTAAAAATCAAACTATCCCAAAAGTTAACGTTACTCTTACAAACGTAGATAACTTAGAAGTAGCTTATCAATCTATTAATGATGCACTTACAGGTAGTTTAGGATCGTCAAAATATAAGCT
It includes:
- a CDS encoding menaquinone biosynthesis decarboxylase → MAFNDLRDFIRALEERGWLKRIKKEVDCELEITEITDRVSKMSGDKNVALLFENVKGYDMPVLMNAFGSMERMALAFGVDKIDDIAAEIKEIFKLPYISVQNKLDLLKIIPTAKRAINFPKYVKNGPCKEVIIKDQPSLDKFPILKCWPGDAGKFITLPLVFTKNPLNGKRNVGMYRLQVYDGKTTGMHWHIHKNGAENYRAHQALGKDRIEVAVAIGTDPAITYSATAPLPKDIDEMVFAGFLRKKSVEMIKCETVDVEVPAHSEIVLEGYVMIDELRREGPFGDHTGYYSLADDYPVFHITCITHRKDPIYPSTIVGKPPMEDCFLAKATERIFLPVLQMNLPEIIDLNLPLEGVFHNCAVVSIKKTYPQQAKKVMHAIWGMGQMMFTKMVIVVDEHVNVQDMNEVWWRVYNNIDARRDIVMVDGPLDVLDHSSPMPNWGTKVGIDATKAWAAEGYSREWPDEIEMSADIKEIVDKKWKELGLE
- the tatC gene encoding twin-arginine translocase subunit TatC, whose translation is MAEIVGNEKREEQLQEDPIENQMSLVDHLEELRRRLIIIIMAVAVGSMISYFFAAELVQYITAPAGKLYYMSPAEAFFTYLRVSLFAGFLLALPIVLYQIWAFVVPALTSKERMASVILIPSSVLLFFIGLAFSYFLVLPAGIKFFMGFATENLQPLLSLGEYLSFVISFLLPFGFIFELPLFIVVMAKFGLIGSAFLTGKRKHVMVLSFVVGAVFSPTPDVFSQTMVAIPVIVLYEVSIFIVKYILRK
- a CDS encoding twin-arginine translocase TatA/TatE family subunit yields the protein MFSFSMPELVLILVIALVVFGPGKLPEVGKALGKGIQEFRKATTGESSQVQDPAIKVDSKSEEKK
- a CDS encoding polyprenyl synthetase family protein, with amino-acid sequence MFEIVKSDLLLLETELLSVIHSPEKLITDISKHLVEAGGKRLRPALYFMCTKNQVSTMEKIMPMAIAIELIHMATLVHDDVIDNATTRRGKSTANSCWGNHSSVLIGDYLFAKAFSLVANKASNEMLKVLTDVICSMCEGEINQNRSTFIADQTENDYLKRIEQKTADFIAASCELGGLAVGLSSEETKALREYGYSLGMAFQITDDILDITASSEQIGKPVGNDLRQGIVTLPVIFALEHSADRDELREIVQTKNMSEEKIKRGLSIIQDTEAIEYSYKRVSDYLDHARSVIPASITGEHREAFHAVADFVGLRSY
- a CDS encoding lactate permease LctP family transporter, which gives rise to MTWTQIYDPMHSLALSSLLAAIPIIVIFYLLAIRRTPGQIAGILALTSALLVAIFAYKMPVGLALTSAVMGALYGIFPIYWIVITAIFIYNLTVETGQFEIVKDSIATITDDRRLQALLIAFGFGAFLEGAAGFGTPVAISAGMLVGLGFNPLYAAGLCLIANTAPVAFGGIGIPIIVAGQVTGIETMNISAMVGRQLPFLSVIIPIWLVVLMAGWKAAMEVLPACLVAGIAFASVQWFSSNYIGPELPDILSSLACIIALTIFLKSWKPAKIWRFENEPAPTLVANRNALTLGKVLKAWSPFIILTVMVILWGLKPVAAMLDAVTLKWVVPGLDKLIVQVAPIVKQPTPMTALYKINWLSAAGTGLFIASIITSLFLGVGPERFISIFFKTLRQLIKPLITIPSVLALAYIMNYSGMSSTLGLFLAGTGSLFPFFSPFLGWLGVFLTGSDTSANALFGNLQAVTGQQVGVDPILTVAANSSGGVCGKMISPQSIAVATAATGLVGKEGDLFSFTVKHSLILAIIVGFMTYAQAYWLRWMIP
- a CDS encoding AsnC family transcriptional regulator: MLDELDKKIIAIMQEDFPLVAEPFREIAERLGISEDELLTRLQGYRQSGKIRKMGAVLRHREVGYAANALCAWIVPEERIEEIGKLLAQDAIISHLYGRVPQSDWPYNFYTMLHAHNREECKAIAADIANRTGLKDYVMLFSTREWKKISMQYFKENSK
- a CDS encoding Lrp/AsnC family transcriptional regulator; the protein is MLTAFDKSLLNLIQTDLSFDKRPFAVLAEKLKTEESVVIERLRILKEQGLIRRIGPFFDSTKLGYIGTLVALEVKEEYIPQVAEVINSYYGVTHNYEREGTLNLWFTLLSPDLGKQNEILETVRNLDGVVRLLNLPATKKFKVSVQFSLS
- the yihA gene encoding ribosome biogenesis GTP-binding protein YihA/YsxC, with the protein product MSETIIKEEVVKEEVVKKEINITSGQYVASAVRINQYPEGELHEIAFMGRSNVGKSSLINSLSRRNGLARTSGSPGKTQTLNFYKLMAKMSETDRREFFLVDLPGYGYARTGRSNRQQWAKFIEEYLLKSPRLQLACQLIDIRHAPMESDISTYKWLVENDIPVQVIATKADKLTRMGVKNNVAAIRKGLGMKGGNIIAYSSEKGLGRPELLDVIGQILLK
- the lon gene encoding endopeptidase La encodes the protein MVKKTQTRTIPLLPLRGILVFPYMIIHLDVGREKSISALEEAMVHDRFIMLATQKDAQNDEPKPEDIFNFGTVAEVKQLLKLPGGTIRVLVEGLHRAEIINYVESEAFYQVEVNEFDEPETRTLEIEALTRTAISQFEQWVKFSKKIPPETLVSVVVVEEPGRLTDLIASHLSLKIEDKQALLDAVNVKERLEKLCDILGREMEILELEKKISVRVRKQMEKTQKEYYLREQLKAIQKELGEKDDRAAEVEEYRTRLKEQEFPKEVAEKINKEIERLEKMPAMVAESAVIRTYLDTLLSLPWTKETVDMLDIDGAEKTLDEDHYGLEKVKERILEYLSIRKLTETMKGPILCLVGPPGVGKTSLARSIAKAMDRKFVRVSLGGVRDEAEIRGHRRTYVGAMPGRIIQGIRTAGSKNPVFLLDEIDKMSADFRGDPSAALLEVLDPEQNNTFSDHYVEVPYDLSRVLWVITANVMHTIPRPLLDRIEIINIPGYTEEEKVQIAKRYLVPKQVRDHGLTDKQIVFSEGTLQKIIGDYTRESGVRSLERNIATLCRKVARQIVQEKRTNVKVTAQNLHTYLGAARYRHTQAERQPQIGVSTGLAWTQVGGDVLAIEVSVMKGKGKLMLTGQLGEVMRESAQAGFSYIRTRAQELGIDANFQDEADIHIHLPEGGIPKDGPSAGISMATAVVSALTSRPVRSDVAMTGEITLRGRVLPVGGIKEKVLAAHRVGIKTIIMPKENKRDMDEIPANVKKNLEFVLVEHMDEVLKTALVTKNE